In Pseudomonadota bacterium, the following are encoded in one genomic region:
- a CDS encoding GGDEF domain-containing protein, which produces MGQILLEKERADGLVAELRRLSLMDSLTGLGNRRSFDEHLEREWRRARHDDTALALLLIDVDHFKAYNDRYGHHQGDRCLVHVADVLRAMVGREGDLAARYGGEEFALIIGPQHGGECDRCRQSDARGDASTCHSASGIADRLRGHHQRGCGLCQGPCRGRSIEHFVGS; this is translated from the coding sequence GTGGGCCAGATATTGCTCGAGAAGGAGCGGGCGGACGGCCTTGTCGCGGAACTGCGGCGTCTTTCGTTGATGGACTCCCTTACGGGCTTGGGCAACCGTCGTAGCTTCGATGAGCACCTGGAGCGCGAGTGGCGACGAGCGCGGCACGACGATACTGCTTTGGCCCTATTGCTGATCGACGTCGACCACTTCAAGGCCTACAACGATCGCTACGGCCATCATCAAGGCGACCGGTGCCTGGTGCACGTTGCTGACGTGCTGCGGGCCATGGTGGGCCGTGAGGGGGACTTGGCCGCTCGCTACGGCGGTGAGGAGTTCGCCCTCATCATTGGGCCCCAGCACGGTGGAGAGTGCGACCGATGCCGCCAATCGGATGCGCGCGGCGATGCGAGCACGTGCCATAGCGCATCCGGCATCGCCGACCGCTTGCGTGGTCACCATCAGCGTGGGTGTGGTTTGTGTCAGGGCCCGTGCCGCGGCCGATCCATCGAGCATTTTGTAGGCAGCTGA